Sequence from the Pontibacter pudoricolor genome:
AAAACTGAAGTATAAGCAGGAACAACACTGCAGATACACCAGAGAAAATCTTGTTGAAGGTATTGTTTTCGGCGTTGAAGTTGTAGAGCAACAGGTTGATTGCTACTAACCCTAGCAATGTAAAAAACAGAATCTTTCGTCCTTCTTTATGAATCTTCATTAGTGTGTTGTGAAATTACTGCAGCTACTTTATAAGTTATAATAGCCCATCCAGTTTAGTAGATGGGCTATTACCTGCATCAAAATTATATAAACTTTCGCTTATTTTTATAAAAATCTTTGCTTAGAAGCCACCGCGGTACTTGTACGTCATGGCTACCTTGTCAATAGCTACAATGTAAGCGGCAATACGCATTGGTACGTTATACTTCTGAGATGCGGCATAAACACGCTCAAACGACTCGTTCATGATACGCTCAGCACGCTCATTTACACGGTCCAGCGTCCATTTAAAGCCCATGCGGTTCTGTACCCACTCAAAGTAAGACACCGTTACACCACCAGAGTTTGCCAGGATATCCGGCACTACCATAATGCCTTTTTCGTTGATGATATTATCGGCTTTATATGAAGTAGGTCCGTTTGCACCTTCCACTATAAGGCGAGCCTGTATCTTATCAACATTCTTTATCGTGATCACATCTTCTACAGCAGCTGGAATAATTACATCCACTTTAGAAGTTAGCAATTCTTCCGGGTCCATCAGTTCAGCTCCTTTGTAACCTTCCAGGCGACCATTGTGTGCGTTCTTGTACTCGATAGCATCTTCAATGTCGATACCGTTATCGTTCCAGTAAGCGCCGCTTACGTCGCTTACGCCAAGAATTTTAACGCCGCGCTCAGCCATAAGCTTGGCAGCCCATGCGCCTACGTTACCGAAACCCTGGATGGCAGCAGTAGATTTTGAAGGGTCCATGCCCAGTTTATCCATAGCAGCCATTGCCGATACCATTACGCCACGGCCAGTAGCCTCTACGCGGCCAAGCGAACCACCTAACACAAGCGGCTTACCTGTAACAACAGCATGCACTGTAGAGCCTTTTGTTTTAGAGTATTCGTCCATCAGCCAGGCCATTTCACGTGGGCCTGTACCCATGTCCGGTGCAGGAATGTCCTGATCAGGTCCAAAGGTATCTGCCAGTGCTGACGTATAAGCTCTTGTTAAACGCTCGATCTCACCAGCCGACATAGTAAAAGGATCGCATATTATACCGCCTTTTGCACCACCGTAAGGGATGTCTACTACCGCACATTTCCAGGTCATCCAGGCTGCAAGCGCCTTTACTTCATCCAGGAAAACATCCGGAGCATACCGTATACCACCTTTGGAAGGACCAAGTATAGTAGAATGTATTACACGGTAACCCTCGAACACACGTACCTTGCCATCATCCATCGTTACAGGAATGTTCACGATTACCTGGCGGGTAGGCGATTTTAATACGTTATATGTCTCTTCATCCAACCCTAATACTTCAGCGGCAATATTGAATCGTGACATCATCGATTCGAACGGATTTTCCCTATCCTTGATCGGTGCAGGTTCTTTGTATAACATTAGATTAACCTTTTGATTTGATCAGTTTGATTAAGATTTCAGAGGTAAAGGTATATAATTTATACATACAACCGCCAACTATACCGGAAACAAAAAACTAGAAAATTTGAAGAAAGGCAACTATAAAAGGAATAACAATTATCAGGCTGTCGAAACGGTCTAAAATGCCGCCGTGCCCGGGCAATAAGGTGCCCGAATCTTTCACGTCCAGGCTTCGCTTCAGCATCGATTCCACCAGGTCTCCGAACACGCCGAAGATTGAAACTATAATGCCTATTCCCAACCACTGATAAAGTGCCAGGTCCTGAAAATAAACCGATAAGCCATAGGCTACTGCCAGGGTAAGCAACATGCCGCCAGCCCAGCCCTCCCAGGTTTTGCCCGGCGAGATACGCGGAAAAAGTTTGCGTTTACCAAAGTTCTTGCCGGCAATGTAAGCCCCTGTATCCGAAGCCCAGATCAGCAGCATAAGCCCCAGTATGGGTTGCCAGTTGTACGTATCGTTCAGGTAGCCTAATTTGTGCAATAACCCGAAAGGCAGTGCAATATAAAGTACCCCTAAAAGGGTAAATGCAATGTTGGTGAAAGGTTGCGGCTGCTTGCGGTATAGTTCGAGTACAAAAACAAGACCCAGCAACGGTAGCGTTAAGTAAAGCAGCTCGCTCCGGACAAGTTCTTTCTCGATCAGGAAGATCAGGATATAGAACAAAGCGCCTAAAGCTGCCCCTAATGTTTTATTTGGTTTAATGCCTTGTGTAGCAGCCAGTCTGTAAAATTCCAGTAACCCAACTATAGTCAGCAGCAGGAAAAGCACGAAATAAGTCCACTCGCTAACCAGTATACTGCCCACAAATAAGGCGGCGCCCAACACTCCTATTATAATCCGCTGATTTAAGTTACTTAGTCCCGAAATTTTATTGCCCATGTAGTAGAGGATGCTGTTAGAGCACTAAAGGTATTAAAATTATTAGATTGTAAAACGCCTATACTCCAGATTCAGCTATAGTTTCAGGAAGCGGGTTGGTGCGCGGCGGCACCTTTTTAAACTCACTATACAGGTAATACAGCACCGCTCCGCTTAAAACCACAGACAGCAACACACTCCACCATTCCATCGGCTCCGTAGACTCTACATCGATATCGACAGCGCCGGTTTGCTGCAAATAAAGCATCAGCACGGTAAAGCCATTGTTAAAGAAGTGGGCAACTATAGGCACGCTTATGCGGCCCGACCAGAAATATAAATATCCGAACAAGGCACCCAATATAGCGCGTGGCACAAACCCGAAAAACTGTACGTGAATGGCTGCAAATACTAATCCGGCAATCCAGATAGCGGCGTGTGGGCTGCCCGTCCAGCGGTGCAGTTGCTTTTGCAAAACTCCTCGGAACACAATTTCTTCGCCGATGGCAGGTATAACCGCAATTACCAATATGCCTATCAACAGCTTCGGAATATCATTAAAATCGGCAATCATTTTGGTAAGTTCGGCCAGTTCGTCTTCTTTGGCGCGTGCCCACTCCTCAAACCCCTGCATAAAATCCGGGAAGTTCATGGTAGCGTTCCAGTTTATGACAACCGAGTTGGCAGGCATAATTATGATCATCAGCACGCCAGCTAACAATACCAGTAATGGGGCAACCGGCATTTTCCAGTTCAGGTAAGGCTCCACGTCATATTTTAAAACCCGCAGCATAAACAACGGCCCTACCACAAACGACATAAACTGTATTACGCCCTGCAGCAGCAGCATAATATTGCGCCCGTTCGGGTGCGACAGCGGGTTTGTTGCTATTTCCGGTATCTGCATCAGGCTGAAATCGAAGGCGACGCTGGCGATAATGGCGAAGATAAAACTACCAACAAAATAGCCTGCCATCATAAAAGCAAACAGCAGAAGCAGTATATAAAATGGATGTGGCTCTTTACGGATGAAACCTTTCATACAGGAGTTTAGGTTAAATTGGTGTAAATTTACGCGAATAATTAAATTTTGCTTTGGTAAAGATAGCGAACATAGAGTTGGGCGAGTTCCCGTTACTGCTTGCACCGATGGAAGACGTGAGTGATCCGCCGTTCCGAAAAGTGTGCAAAGCCAATGGGGCCGACCTGATGTACACCGAGTTTATTTCCTCTGAGGGTTTGATACGCGACGCAGCTAAAAGTGTGCAGAAACTCGACATTTTTGATTACGAGCGTCCTATTGGCATCCAGATTTTCGGGTCTGATATTGAGTCGATGCGTGAGGCGGCTATCGTTTCGTCGCAGGCCGGCCCCGACCTGATAGATATCAACTATGGCTGCCCTGTAAAGAACGTAGCCTGCAAAGGTGCCGGTGCTGCCCTGCTGCGCGATGTCCCTAAAATGGTGAAGATGACCGAGGAAATTGTGAAAGCAACCAACCTGCCGGTTACCGTTAAAACCCGCCTCGGCTGGGATGAAGACACCAAGTATATAGTTGAGACTGCCGAACGTTTGCAGGACATTGGGATTCAGGCACTGAGTATACACGGCCGTACACGCGTGCAGATGTATAAAGGCGAAGCCGACTGGAGCCTGATAGCCGAAGTAAAAAACAACCCGCGGATGAAGATCCCCATCTTTGGCAACGGCGATATCGATTCTCCGCAGAAAGCACTGGAATACCGCAATAAATATGGAGTGGATGGCATTATGATTGGCCGTGCCAGCATCGGTTACCCGTGGATCTTTAACGAGATAAAACACTATATGGCAACCGGCGAGATGCTACCGGGACCAACGTTGGAAGAGCGTGTAGAGGTTTGCCGCCAGCACTTTACGCACTCCCTGGAGTGGAAAGGCGATAAACTGGGCATTTTTGAAATGCGCCGCCACTATACCAACTACTTCCGTGGATTGCCGCACTTTAAGCCGCTGCGCATGAAACTGGTGCAGTCTGAGGACATCCAGGAAATTTACGATACGCTGGAAGAGATAGCGCAGACGATGAGCTATGCGGAGTTAGAAAGTTAAAAAGTTTATAAGTTAGAAAGTTATATTTTAGGGCGCCTGTTGCATTTGCAGCGGGCGCTTTCTGTTTGTCTGAATCAGGATTTACAGGATTAATGGATTTTCAGGATTTTTGCTTGACTTATAAATGAAACTATAGCTCTATAGTTCCTACAACTAACTTATTCTGCTGGCAGGGTTTTCAACCCGTGTCTAATTATGGTGTTGAGTTTGTAACTCAACTGGCCCGGGAGGGACAAAACTAGTAGTGGCTTAGGCTATGGTCTTATAGTTTCGGAGGTCCAACCACCCTTTATCCCTCAGAGCTTCGCTCGCTACCTTCGAACTCGCTTCTCGGTAGTCTAATGCAGGGAGTTTTTAGGCTACTGCTATAGTTTACGCTATAGTTTTATAATTGCCAATAACACACCCCTACCCCTCCCAAGAGGGGAATTCCGGCTGTTGCTATAGTTGTAGCTGTAGTGCTATAGTTACAGTAAGCACACAGAACTTTCCTCCTTAACTCTTAAACTTTTTAACTTCCAAACTTTCTAATTTTTTAACTACAAAATCTGCTACTTTTGCACACTTGTAATTTTAACGTTTAGGCAGCTTGGCCAACATTTCTGATCAACAAAAAACGGGAGCATCGGCGTTGGCCTGGTTCCTGGTTATTATACTGGCGCTTATCTGGGGCACCTCCTTCATCCTGATTAAAAAAGGGCTTATAGTTTATAGTTCGGATGAGTTGGGTGCGTGGCGCATAACTATAGCCTGCCTTACGTTACTGCC
This genomic interval carries:
- a CDS encoding Glu/Leu/Phe/Val family dehydrogenase, producing MLYKEPAPIKDRENPFESMMSRFNIAAEVLGLDEETYNVLKSPTRQVIVNIPVTMDDGKVRVFEGYRVIHSTILGPSKGGIRYAPDVFLDEVKALAAWMTWKCAVVDIPYGGAKGGIICDPFTMSAGEIERLTRAYTSALADTFGPDQDIPAPDMGTGPREMAWLMDEYSKTKGSTVHAVVTGKPLVLGGSLGRVEATGRGVMVSAMAAMDKLGMDPSKSTAAIQGFGNVGAWAAKLMAERGVKILGVSDVSGAYWNDNGIDIEDAIEYKNAHNGRLEGYKGAELMDPEELLTSKVDVIIPAAVEDVITIKNVDKIQARLIVEGANGPTSYKADNIINEKGIMVVPDILANSGGVTVSYFEWVQNRMGFKWTLDRVNERAERIMNESFERVYAASQKYNVPMRIAAYIVAIDKVAMTYKYRGGF
- a CDS encoding phosphatidate cytidylyltransferase; this encodes MGNKISGLSNLNQRIIIGVLGAALFVGSILVSEWTYFVLFLLLTIVGLLEFYRLAATQGIKPNKTLGAALGALFYILIFLIEKELVRSELLYLTLPLLGLVFVLELYRKQPQPFTNIAFTLLGVLYIALPFGLLHKLGYLNDTYNWQPILGLMLLIWASDTGAYIAGKNFGKRKLFPRISPGKTWEGWAGGMLLTLAVAYGLSVYFQDLALYQWLGIGIIVSIFGVFGDLVESMLKRSLDVKDSGTLLPGHGGILDRFDSLIIVIPFIVAFLQIF
- a CDS encoding CPBP family intramembrane glutamic endopeptidase, which codes for MKGFIRKEPHPFYILLLLFAFMMAGYFVGSFIFAIIASVAFDFSLMQIPEIATNPLSHPNGRNIMLLLQGVIQFMSFVVGPLFMLRVLKYDVEPYLNWKMPVAPLLVLLAGVLMIIIMPANSVVINWNATMNFPDFMQGFEEWARAKEDELAELTKMIADFNDIPKLLIGILVIAVIPAIGEEIVFRGVLQKQLHRWTGSPHAAIWIAGLVFAAIHVQFFGFVPRAILGALFGYLYFWSGRISVPIVAHFFNNGFTVLMLYLQQTGAVDIDVESTEPMEWWSVLLSVVLSGAVLYYLYSEFKKVPPRTNPLPETIAESGV
- the dusB gene encoding tRNA dihydrouridine synthase DusB, which encodes MVKIANIELGEFPLLLAPMEDVSDPPFRKVCKANGADLMYTEFISSEGLIRDAAKSVQKLDIFDYERPIGIQIFGSDIESMREAAIVSSQAGPDLIDINYGCPVKNVACKGAGAALLRDVPKMVKMTEEIVKATNLPVTVKTRLGWDEDTKYIVETAERLQDIGIQALSIHGRTRVQMYKGEADWSLIAEVKNNPRMKIPIFGNGDIDSPQKALEYRNKYGVDGIMIGRASIGYPWIFNEIKHYMATGEMLPGPTLEERVEVCRQHFTHSLEWKGDKLGIFEMRRHYTNYFRGLPHFKPLRMKLVQSEDIQEIYDTLEEIAQTMSYAELES